DNA from Ziziphus jujuba cultivar Dongzao chromosome 2, ASM3175591v1:
aaaaaaaaaactaaatacatcttgttatttcatatttttgagctTTTGTAATTTATGTATAATTATTGTATATGCAACCTTAATTTATAATAGATTTGAGTTAAacggaaaaaaatatatgtagatattatTTGCGAGGAAGAATGAGTATGTATAAAAAGATTATTCAAATAGGTTTAATTATTAAATGTCTTTAATAGTATTTTTAAATAGAgataaaaatgttaataaataattatagagATGTAATCCTTATGCCACATAATGGCTGTAAACCTCCTAAAAAAAAACGTGTATACAAATAAACATTGAAGATAAttcaagagaaataaataattcaatgatCTGATCAAATAATAATACCATGGTTCACAATAAGGTAACAATATATACTCAGACACTGCAGTGGAAGTGTGTTCAATCACGAAAAGgcagtaaatatttttattatggatGCTTTTTTCTGGCTCCACTTATGAAAGGCTAAGTTGGTACAATAGACATTGCAATGCAGAGAGCTTTGCTTGGAGAAATAGAAGGAACATGTATCACATGTgcaaaaattgagaaaataccATATGAATATTCTATCATAATGGGTATTCAAGAATCtgtacataaaattttaatgaatttgaaaaaaattgtattgAGAAGTATTCTTTATGGAACTCGTGATGCGTTTATTTATGTCAAGGGTCCTCGATATGTAACTGCTCAAGACATCATCTTACCACCTTCGGTGGAAATTGTTGATAATACACAGCCTATAGCGAACCTAATGGAACAAATTAATTTGTGAGTTCATTTGGCAATGCGACTAAAAATTCTCAAACAATAATAAAGGCTATAAACATAATTGCAATTGCCATGTATGATAAATACCAACTAATCTAAATGTATGCAGATGATTGTAGTGAAATCCAAAGAATAATTTTGTAACTAGACAAACTTCAATTGCTATAGATGAAATTAACCTTTAAAATAACTACATGAAGTATGAAGtaattaaaactatatatttcatctaaaattagaattttgataTACTAAAGACTCTGTAAGACTTTATAGTAAAGACATCCTATGTGACAAGATATATCATCCATGTTGGTTgcaagaaggaaaataaaatataaatcaaatttaaaagaatccatttaatcttttaaaataattttcaatgcACTCTATACAAATCTGataaagttgttattttattttttaaattttattaaaaaaaaaaattgaaatgacgTAACTTAACACATAAACTATTTTTATCATAAGATCCTTATCACGTCTTTACTATATCTacattaaaactttctaaaagTATGTCTAATTCTTATTAGCtaagtatatatattgtttgctCAATAGATATTAAACgtgatattaaatattttatcatgagtttgtaattattttaaaatttacatgtaatggagtggaaaaaaaaaaaggtcaaacgTACGTTTAAAAATATTGTACAAACATGGACCAAGCCATATAGAGTGAAGCCCGTTGTGGGTTGGGCTAGAAGTAAAGATCCACTCAACACCTGCACCGATCTCCGTCATCCAAAGCCCAATAAAACTTGGGCAGCTGAATTTAAAAGGTCAACGTTTATAAGCGTGGGGCCACAAccaacaaatttgaaaaaatgtgGAAGTAAATGGCCGAAACAACCCCACGCCACCAACACTATTACACGCACGCACACTTCTCTCTACCTAACTCGGTTAGCTCATTTTTCTAACGTCTCTGAAAGTCCAAAGAACTCTCGCTAGCCACGCTCCCatcaaccaccaaaaaaaaccatttgaataaaatacacacgcacacacacccCCTAAAGGCCCTGCTTTCATCGCCCCCTTGGCGGATTTTCCTACGCTTTTCCCACTCTTTCTCTCCCCCCCCTTTATATATATCCCGCGAAACCAACTTTCTCTACTTCCAAAGTCACAGAcaaaccctctctctctctctctctctctctctctctatctagcTATCGAAAATGGGGGAAATGAGCTTGGCTTCCCAACCAGCCACCAACCTCCTCCAAAAGCCTTTCCTATCCTCGAAACCATTTCAGAAGCCCCGGACTACCACTTCTATCCCTTCTAAGAAATCCCGACGATCTCTCGCCGTTCAGTGCTCCGTTGCGGCAGCACCGTCGGTGGAGGCGACGACTAAGGCTTCGAAAGAGTACAAGTTGAGGTCGGTAAAGGCGAGGCAGATCATTGACAGCAGAGGCAATCCGACGGTGGAGGTTGATCTAGTCACTGACGATCTTTTCCGATCTGCTGTCCCTAGTGGGGCTTCCACTGGGATCTACGAGGCTTTGGAGCTCAGAGATGGGGATAAGAGTGTGTATGGAGGCAAAGGCGTGCTCAACGCTGTGAAGAACATTAATGAGGTTCTGGGTCCTAAGCTTATTGGCGTCGATGTCAGGTTAGTGCAAATTTCAATTCGTTTTTCATGTATAGATTGTATTCCTTTTTGTTTAGCTTTCTTTTCGAGTAGTTAAAGCATTAGtagcaaattttgtttttgtagtaATGAATAAGAAATCTGATATGGAGTATGGAGCTCACTCAGTTTTAGAATGTGTCTGAATGGAATTATGGGACATGCTGTCTGTTAAATATGTAAACCTTGCATAATTTTGTTATTGCCAGTccttaaaaaaatctattttatttgttaaatttttaatctttatgcatatatattgttCTGTTTGTTGGTAGTTCTAACATGTTTTCGCCTTTTGGTTTTCACTAGAAATCAAGCTGATGTTGATGCTGTTATGCTGGAAATTGATGGAACCCCAAACAAGTCAAAACTGGGGGCGAATGCTATATTGGGAGTGTCTCTGAGTGTGTGTAGAGCTGGTGCAGGAGCTAAGGGAGTTCCCTTATATAAGCACATACAGGAAATTTCTGGCACAAAGGAACTTGTTATGCCAGTTCCAGCTTTTAATGTTATAAATGGAGGTAGCCATGCTGGAAATAATTTGGCCATGCAAGAGTTCATGATATTGCCTGTAGGTGCAACATCGTTTGCTGAGGCACTTCGCATGGGTAGTGAAGGTTAGGAAAATTACCTCAGTGTCCGGCCCCTATTATTCTTTTCTAGGGTAGTTTATTTCCTTGAGTTGTGCTAACTTTACTTGTTAGTTGACAGTATTTTTAATTCTTAGCTTTCAGTCAAAAGTGGACTGATTAAAATGATACTGATCAATTCATCGTATTCATTTTGGACATGCACGGTTTGGGTATAATTTGTAGGGTCACGATGTAGACATGTTTATGTGGCGACCGCATAGTTGTTCTTAGCATATTACTTGAGTTCCTTGTGCCGTTAATCTGTTCTGATCTTCTTTTTGGTAGCAGTGTATCATATATTGAAGGGAATTATCAAGGCAAAATATGGGCAAGATGCATGCAATGTTGGAGATGAAGGGGGGTTTGCCCCAAATGTCCAGGATAATAGGGAGGGACTGGTTCTGCTCATAGATGCAATTGAAAAGGCGGGTTACACTGGCAAGGTGAAATCACTGGTTTTTTTAGCCTTTTGTGCTGCACTTAATTTACATTAAGTGCcttgtcaaaatatatatattatatatatttgatgctATTTGTGAATTGGATCAACAACGTAGATCAAAATAGGAATGGATGTTGCAGCTTCAGAGTTTTTCACTAAAGATGGGAAATACGATCTTAACTTTAAGAAACAGCCAAATGATGGAGCTCATGTGCACTCAGCTCAGAGCCTTGGCGAACTTTATAAGGAATTTATCAAAGATTTTCCAATTGTGTCCATTGAAGATCCTTTTGATCAAGATGACTGGGCCTCATGGGCCTCATTACAGTCTTCAGTTGATATCCAGCTTGTTGGAGATGACTTGTTGGTCACTAATCCTAAGAGAATTGCTGAAGCCATTCAGAAGAAGGCATGCAATGGTTTGCTTTTAAAGGTAAGCGTCCATGACTGAACCAATCATTTTGTTCATGTATACTTCATTTAATCTAGTTAtgatttacattttaaaacttCCATTAGTtcatctttaattttctttgagAAAGTAATGCTTttatacttttgttttttttttcttttttttttttggtgatgcaTTTCGTTTTTGTAAACAAATCCAtttatgtttaaatttatttaagatATAACTCCATCTCCCACTATTAATCACATTCCGGCGTTGCCCCCCAAACCCCTTCATTTGCCACTGCAAAGAAATCACGATGAGAAATGATTGAATACTTTAAAAAAGTAGTGATGGTTTGTTTGGTCATACCCTAAacataaatatcaatataaaaaattcaaatatgcaT
Protein-coding regions in this window:
- the LOC107419014 gene encoding enolase 1, chloroplastic, whose translation is MGEMSLASQPATNLLQKPFLSSKPFQKPRTTTSIPSKKSRRSLAVQCSVAAAPSVEATTKASKEYKLRSVKARQIIDSRGNPTVEVDLVTDDLFRSAVPSGASTGIYEALELRDGDKSVYGGKGVLNAVKNINEVLGPKLIGVDVRNQADVDAVMLEIDGTPNKSKLGANAILGVSLSVCRAGAGAKGVPLYKHIQEISGTKELVMPVPAFNVINGGSHAGNNLAMQEFMILPVGATSFAEALRMGSEVYHILKGIIKAKYGQDACNVGDEGGFAPNVQDNREGLVLLIDAIEKAGYTGKIKIGMDVAASEFFTKDGKYDLNFKKQPNDGAHVHSAQSLGELYKEFIKDFPIVSIEDPFDQDDWASWASLQSSVDIQLVGDDLLVTNPKRIAEAIQKKACNGLLLKVNQIGTVTESIQAALDSKAAGWGVMVSHRSGETEDNFIADLSVGLASGQIKTGAPCRSERLAKYNQLLRIEEEIGNVLYAGEAFRSP